The Vibrio chagasii genome includes a region encoding these proteins:
- a CDS encoding nucleoside-diphosphate sugar epimerase/dehydratase: protein MIKPIRVILNTKRKNKRLISIGYDIFAIAMSIYLAVALRLGTYTFDVGPNEWVTLFLTISVTIFTFTKLGMYRAVLRYMMFPAVGHIFLAVFISSLTLVISEFFFHSFIPRSVPFIYAGLAILTLGGPRIMIRSAYDQMIKRKKPNVFIYGAGATGRELVYALIHGDEYNPVVLLDDDPSKRGNILFGLKVHHPSEFEHLQSLYQPVKLLLAINNINKGKRLRLVEKLSDWPIAIQSVPSVEDIAAGKATATEIKDLDVADLLGRAPITPDSQLLAKNIHNKCVMVTGAGGSIGSELCRQILAQQPKTLVLFELNEYNLYKIEQELLSTKKNLKSQTQVIAALGSVQRQNRLEKLINTYEIETLYHAAAYKHVPLVEDNVVEGIRNNVFGTLSCAQAAIECGVKNFTLISTDKAVRPTNVMGASKRMAELVLQALADKGTDTVFTMVRFGNVLGSSGSVVPLFKKQIKAGGPVTVTHPDIIRYFMLIPEAAQLVIQAGAMGNNGQVFVLDMGEPVKILDLAKRMVHLMGMKESSSSDEGDIEIKFTGLRPGEKLYEELLIGDNVEGTSHEKIMTAMESKLNWPEMQILLNELDECCHDFKVECIRRILLEAPTGYTLNNT, encoded by the coding sequence ATGATTAAGCCAATACGAGTGATTCTCAACACCAAGCGGAAAAATAAGCGCTTAATTAGTATTGGCTACGACATATTTGCAATAGCAATGTCGATTTACCTTGCCGTTGCTTTAAGGTTGGGAACATATACCTTTGACGTAGGGCCTAACGAATGGGTCACATTATTCCTGACAATTTCAGTCACGATATTCACCTTCACCAAACTTGGGATGTATCGTGCAGTACTACGCTACATGATGTTTCCTGCCGTCGGTCACATCTTCCTTGCTGTATTTATTTCATCTCTAACATTAGTGATTAGTGAGTTCTTTTTTCATAGCTTTATCCCAAGAAGTGTTCCATTTATCTATGCCGGGCTAGCCATACTTACATTGGGCGGACCAAGAATAATGATCCGCTCAGCCTATGATCAGATGATAAAACGCAAAAAGCCCAATGTATTTATCTATGGTGCGGGAGCTACTGGTCGTGAACTAGTATATGCGCTAATACACGGTGATGAATATAACCCGGTTGTATTATTAGATGACGACCCGAGCAAAAGAGGTAATATTCTATTTGGGTTAAAAGTCCATCACCCAAGTGAGTTTGAACATCTGCAATCTCTTTACCAGCCAGTAAAGCTATTACTAGCAATTAATAATATTAATAAAGGTAAACGATTAAGACTCGTAGAAAAATTGTCTGATTGGCCTATTGCGATTCAGTCTGTCCCATCGGTAGAGGACATAGCTGCAGGTAAAGCGACTGCGACAGAGATCAAAGATCTCGACGTAGCTGATCTGTTGGGCAGAGCACCTATCACACCTGACAGTCAATTACTGGCGAAGAATATTCATAACAAGTGTGTAATGGTAACCGGGGCTGGTGGCTCCATTGGTTCAGAGCTATGTCGTCAAATCTTGGCGCAGCAACCTAAAACATTAGTCCTATTCGAACTTAATGAGTACAACCTATACAAAATTGAACAAGAACTACTTTCTACGAAGAAAAACTTAAAAAGCCAAACCCAGGTCATTGCAGCTTTAGGTTCAGTCCAAAGACAGAACCGTCTTGAAAAACTGATTAATACCTATGAAATTGAGACCTTATATCATGCGGCCGCATACAAACATGTCCCCCTAGTCGAGGATAATGTTGTTGAAGGGATTCGTAATAATGTTTTTGGGACTCTATCCTGCGCACAAGCGGCTATAGAGTGCGGTGTGAAAAACTTCACTCTAATTTCAACCGACAAAGCCGTAAGACCAACGAATGTAATGGGAGCGAGTAAGCGGATGGCTGAACTCGTTCTTCAAGCGCTTGCAGATAAAGGTACAGATACTGTCTTTACCATGGTCAGGTTTGGTAATGTGTTAGGCTCTTCCGGATCGGTAGTGCCACTTTTTAAGAAGCAAATTAAAGCTGGCGGCCCTGTTACCGTTACTCATCCAGATATCATCCGTTATTTTATGCTAATACCAGAAGCTGCACAGCTTGTCATTCAGGCTGGTGCGATGGGAAACAATGGACAAGTTTTCGTCCTGGATATGGGTGAACCCGTTAAAATTCTAGACCTTGCAAAACGCATGGTGCATTTAATGGGTATGAAGGAAAGCTCAAGCTCCGATGAAGGAGATATCGAAATCAAATTTACAGGTTTAAGACCCGGAGAGAAGCTATATGAAGAGCTTCTAATTGGTGACAATGTCGAAGGAACTAGCCACGAAAAAATCATGACGGCAATGGAGAGTAAGCTCAACTGGCCAGAGATGCAGATACTATTGAACGAGCTAGACGAGTGCTGCCATGATTTTAAGGTGGAGTGTATCAGAAGAATACTGTTAGAAGCTCCTACTGGGTATACTTTAAATAATACTTAG
- a CDS encoding UDP-glucose 4-epimerase family protein, whose product MKLLVTGSTGFVGARVVELAEARDWEVVSVVRKGSRTQPNCFLVSSIGAETDWSDAFEGVDCVVHCAARVHQMNESAQDALAAYRDINTFGTLNLAKQAAEAGVKRFVFVSSIKVNGEFSEPGSPFLPNLDNIPEDPYGLSKYEAEIALTKLSKETGLEVVIVRPPLVYGPGVKANFLSMMRMVEKGIPLPFGAIHNKRSLVYVDNLSSLILTCCEHPSAPGHTFLASDCQDVSTGQLIRAIALSMDKSPKLLPIPMSWIKVGASVLRRQHIAQRVCSNLQVEARHTKEILGWIPPVTFKDGINKTVEAYLKSL is encoded by the coding sequence ATGAAACTTTTGGTTACAGGTAGTACTGGGTTTGTTGGTGCTCGAGTGGTTGAGTTAGCAGAAGCGCGTGATTGGGAAGTAGTTTCTGTAGTTCGTAAGGGTTCCAGAACACAACCTAACTGCTTTTTGGTTTCGTCTATCGGTGCTGAAACTGACTGGTCTGATGCATTCGAAGGTGTAGACTGTGTTGTTCATTGTGCTGCTCGAGTGCATCAAATGAATGAAAGTGCGCAAGATGCTTTGGCTGCCTATCGAGATATCAACACCTTTGGCACTTTGAACCTAGCGAAGCAAGCCGCTGAGGCCGGTGTTAAACGGTTTGTGTTCGTCAGCTCTATTAAAGTTAATGGTGAGTTTTCCGAACCTGGTTCACCTTTTTTACCTAACTTAGATAACATCCCCGAAGACCCTTACGGTTTGAGTAAGTATGAAGCGGAGATTGCGCTAACTAAGCTCTCGAAAGAAACAGGCTTAGAGGTCGTTATTGTTAGGCCCCCACTGGTTTATGGGCCCGGTGTGAAAGCCAATTTCTTATCAATGATGCGTATGGTTGAAAAGGGCATCCCACTTCCATTTGGCGCGATTCATAATAAGAGAAGCTTGGTATATGTAGATAACTTATCAAGTTTAATATTAACTTGTTGTGAGCACCCCTCTGCACCTGGCCATACCTTCTTGGCTTCTGATTGCCAGGACGTTTCGACTGGTCAATTAATAAGAGCGATTGCGCTTTCAATGGATAAATCACCGAAGCTTTTACCGATTCCAATGTCTTGGATAAAGGTAGGAGCGTCAGTATTGCGAAGGCAGCATATAGCCCAAAGAGTATGTAGCAACCTTCAAGTGGAAGCTCGCCATACAAAAGAGATTTTGGGTTGGATTCCTCCGGTGACTTTCAAAGACGGGATCAATAAAACCGTAGAAGCATACTTGAAGTCACTCTGA
- a CDS encoding sugar transferase yields MLIRLLDFFFALFGLLFLWPVFVVICILGYFDTGSPVFFQTRVGRNKKPFTLVKFRTMPVETQSVATHLVGARSVTKLGGFLRKTKLDELPQLYNVLKGEMSLVGPRPCLFNQQELIDERELRGVLAVRPGVTGLAQINDIDMSTPKLLAEWDQRMLKTLTTKLYFQYIIQTVLGKGTGDRV; encoded by the coding sequence ATTTTGATTCGTTTATTAGATTTCTTTTTTGCATTGTTTGGCCTACTGTTCCTTTGGCCTGTTTTTGTGGTCATTTGTATTCTTGGTTACTTTGACACAGGCTCTCCAGTCTTCTTTCAGACTCGGGTAGGGCGTAATAAAAAGCCATTTACGTTAGTGAAATTCCGAACTATGCCGGTAGAAACACAATCAGTGGCAACTCACTTGGTGGGGGCTCGCTCGGTGACTAAACTTGGGGGATTTTTACGCAAGACTAAATTGGATGAACTACCACAGTTATACAACGTTCTGAAAGGTGAAATGAGTTTGGTTGGCCCTCGACCATGCTTGTTCAACCAGCAAGAGCTCATCGATGAAAGGGAATTGAGAGGCGTGCTGGCGGTAAGGCCCGGTGTCACGGGGTTGGCTCAAATCAATGATATCGATATGTCGACACCCAAGCTATTGGCGGAATGGGATCAGCGCATGCTCAAGACGCTAACGACTAAGCTTTACTTTCAATACATCATTCAAACGGTGTTAGGTAAAGGAACTGGTGATCGAGTGTGA
- a CDS encoding YjbF family lipoprotein yields MLKPLIISLGLLLTGCSQQFQDVNSTFDEAFFGSSDVELSKEYIQTLPYSSIYAEVNDQGKIFMVLAYVGENPKTGAERLKWMSSDKAMIVTENGRIVQTLLLPYENLSGLAFHPLNTFSSANSSSPDSSSVFDVSVNPGAKKWQAVYDWQPNYRFGYKANITRTYAGNETVETPLASIDTKKFQEKVNFPMLEQEMTNAYWVDSKGQVVKTIQYLGPNMTRLELTVLKPYQSN; encoded by the coding sequence ATGCTCAAACCTCTAATCATATCTCTTGGCCTTTTACTTACTGGTTGTTCTCAGCAGTTTCAAGACGTAAATTCCACTTTTGATGAAGCCTTTTTTGGAAGCTCTGATGTTGAGCTATCCAAGGAATACATTCAAACCTTACCTTATTCCAGCATTTATGCGGAAGTAAACGATCAAGGTAAAATCTTTATGGTTTTGGCGTACGTCGGTGAAAATCCGAAAACGGGCGCAGAGCGGTTAAAGTGGATGTCTTCTGACAAAGCGATGATCGTTACTGAAAATGGACGTATCGTACAAACCCTATTACTTCCTTACGAAAACCTCTCTGGTTTGGCATTCCATCCGTTAAACACGTTCTCGTCAGCAAACAGCTCGTCACCAGATTCTTCTTCTGTGTTTGATGTGTCAGTTAACCCCGGAGCCAAAAAATGGCAAGCGGTTTACGATTGGCAACCAAATTATCGATTCGGCTATAAAGCGAACATCACCCGAACGTATGCGGGGAATGAAACCGTCGAAACCCCGCTAGCATCTATCGATACCAAGAAATTCCAAGAAAAAGTGAACTTCCCGATGTTAGAGCAAGAGATGACGAACGCATATTGGGTCGACAGTAAAGGTCAAGTGGTTAAAACCATACAGTATTTAGGCCCAAATATGACAAGGCTTGAGCTAACCGTCCTTAAGCCTTACCAAAGTAATTAA
- a CDS encoding capsule biosynthesis GfcC family protein, translated as MMNNMSHASKMTECRLSVMSSTLTMRVLLTFSALLSLCTFSYASSASNVVKPSVKTTIELPLQGVTLEYKANVRLLQVLDDANASGSIGYFPLSAQFFDKTNTKANGLYKDIEAKKRHVFNQLDAFSAEEPEAKLVKQQLASFQYLNRVFIELDRNAVISQSDKNPLLVSRSNLDKTSATQAQRFSLYLPQRPTSIQLVGAMKESVTMNLIEHGTLNDYLDALPNGFIGESADKSVAYVVQPDGVVQTIQYAYWNEQPVYLAPGAIVFMAFYSLPSEYSTLNQDIVDLLRHKVGL; from the coding sequence ATGATGAATAATATGAGTCACGCATCAAAAATGACGGAGTGTCGGCTGTCTGTTATGAGTTCTACGCTAACGATGAGAGTTCTGTTGACGTTTAGTGCGCTGTTATCTCTGTGTACTTTTAGCTACGCTTCTTCAGCGTCTAACGTTGTTAAGCCTTCGGTTAAAACAACAATCGAGCTTCCTCTTCAAGGTGTAACGCTTGAGTATAAAGCTAATGTTCGATTGCTTCAGGTATTAGACGACGCGAATGCTAGCGGCAGTATCGGTTATTTTCCTCTTTCAGCTCAATTTTTTGATAAAACTAATACTAAAGCTAACGGACTTTACAAAGATATCGAAGCCAAAAAGCGCCATGTATTTAACCAACTTGACGCTTTCTCGGCAGAAGAGCCAGAAGCAAAATTAGTAAAGCAACAATTAGCTTCTTTCCAATATCTCAATCGAGTTTTTATTGAATTGGACCGCAATGCGGTTATCTCGCAATCAGATAAGAACCCGTTACTGGTTTCCCGTTCTAATCTAGATAAAACATCGGCAACTCAAGCTCAAAGGTTTTCTCTGTACTTACCACAACGACCAACGTCAATTCAGTTGGTGGGGGCAATGAAAGAGTCGGTCACCATGAATCTGATAGAGCATGGCACCTTGAATGACTATCTCGACGCATTGCCGAACGGTTTTATTGGTGAATCAGCAGATAAAAGCGTGGCTTATGTTGTTCAGCCAGATGGCGTGGTACAAACCATTCAATACGCTTACTGGAACGAACAGCCGGTTTACCTAGCACCAGGTGCCATCGTATTTATGGCGTTTTACTCTTTGCCATCGGAATACTCAACGTTAAACCAAGATATTGTCGATTTGCTACGTCATAAGGTTGGCCTGTAA
- a CDS encoding YjbH domain-containing protein translates to MLKQKSFPLSAVCTSVTCALLMTSSASVFAETVFAETAIGSSSIRAEKSSFDDTEYRTSQMNFGGVGLMQMPTGRMAPEGEFNFSASFNNEYYFYNVSLQVMPWLETTIRYTQVQDLLYSGGADQDCSQNSFSGCTKYTDKGIDFKLRLIEEGYYLPEVSVGVRDFGGTGLFDGEFVAATKRFGPVDFTLGMAWGYMGTSGNFTNPLCKASDKYCERPSDYKGNGGSVDFERWFKGDAAIYGGFEYQTPYKPLTLKLEYDGNDYSQDFPVVRGGVDMTQHTPWNVGAVYRFTDWGSAKVSYERGDTLTLGFDLSTNFNEMYSVWRDTETAELRPSGVEAVDDIDMGALAEQLETVAGYEQAQILVDDNSIVVKGTQVKYRDRDIALERGATVIANAVPSYIDTYKIIENDKSMELTETTVDAQAFKAAANNNYLNAQTSDATDTHELERKKSVIYHDGRERFDVSISPNLAQSFGSAENFYLYSLGLYTNASFWALNNVELSGSLYVNLIDNYDKFNYEIPSDGTDQTPRVRTLFRSYVDDPVRLDRLQLTWFEDYGSGVYTQAYGGYLESMFAGVGGEILYRPFNQNWAIGADMTAISQRDPESWFGTFDEEIQVNPDDSNRTYKVIDKGTTGFITGYYTPQWDFLSDTLLKVGVGKFLAGDIGTRVDFSKQFKSGVIAGAFVSLTDMTTEEYGEGSYTKGFYVSIPFDLMTVKPSSSRGGFTWLPITRDGGQVLNKQYNLFDQTDARSPWFQRPSSVK, encoded by the coding sequence ATGCTGAAACAGAAATCATTCCCTCTATCGGCAGTGTGCACATCGGTTACCTGCGCCTTGTTAATGACCAGTAGCGCTTCTGTTTTTGCAGAGACGGTTTTTGCCGAAACAGCTATTGGTTCCTCTTCGATTCGAGCAGAGAAATCATCATTCGACGATACAGAATACAGAACGTCGCAAATGAACTTTGGTGGTGTTGGCCTAATGCAAATGCCAACAGGCCGAATGGCACCAGAAGGTGAGTTCAACTTTAGCGCCTCGTTTAATAACGAATACTACTTTTATAACGTCAGCTTACAGGTGATGCCTTGGCTTGAAACCACTATTCGTTATACGCAAGTACAAGACCTGCTTTATAGCGGAGGCGCAGACCAAGACTGCTCACAAAACTCATTCAGTGGTTGTACAAAATACACAGATAAAGGCATCGACTTTAAACTGCGTTTAATCGAAGAAGGGTACTACTTACCAGAAGTGTCGGTAGGCGTGCGTGATTTTGGTGGTACAGGCTTGTTCGATGGCGAATTTGTCGCGGCAACCAAACGCTTTGGCCCTGTTGATTTTACCTTGGGCATGGCTTGGGGATACATGGGCACCAGTGGCAATTTCACTAACCCACTGTGCAAAGCCAGTGACAAGTATTGTGAACGTCCGTCTGATTATAAAGGCAATGGCGGCAGTGTTGACTTTGAACGCTGGTTTAAAGGTGATGCGGCGATTTATGGTGGTTTTGAATATCAAACCCCTTATAAGCCTTTAACCTTGAAGCTTGAATACGATGGCAATGATTACTCTCAAGATTTCCCAGTAGTACGTGGTGGTGTCGACATGACACAACATACGCCATGGAACGTGGGTGCTGTGTACCGTTTCACTGATTGGGGCTCAGCGAAAGTCAGCTATGAGCGAGGCGATACTTTAACCCTTGGTTTCGATCTCTCGACTAACTTCAATGAAATGTATTCTGTGTGGAGAGATACTGAAACAGCCGAATTGCGCCCGAGTGGTGTTGAGGCGGTGGACGATATTGATATGGGGGCCCTCGCAGAACAGCTTGAAACGGTTGCAGGCTATGAACAAGCGCAAATCTTGGTCGACGATAACAGCATTGTAGTAAAAGGTACTCAAGTTAAATACCGAGACAGAGATATTGCTCTTGAACGCGGTGCAACGGTTATCGCGAATGCAGTCCCGAGTTACATCGACACCTACAAAATCATCGAAAATGATAAATCGATGGAACTCACAGAGACGACGGTAGATGCTCAAGCGTTCAAAGCGGCCGCTAATAACAATTATCTTAATGCTCAAACCAGTGATGCAACCGATACTCACGAATTAGAGCGCAAGAAATCCGTTATCTATCATGACGGGCGTGAACGATTCGATGTGTCGATTTCACCAAATTTAGCTCAATCGTTCGGTTCGGCTGAAAACTTCTACTTATACAGTTTGGGTTTATACACCAATGCTTCGTTCTGGGCGTTAAACAATGTCGAACTGTCGGGCTCTCTTTACGTTAACTTAATCGATAACTACGACAAGTTTAATTACGAAATCCCATCAGACGGCACTGACCAAACACCAAGGGTAAGAACCTTGTTCCGCTCTTACGTTGACGATCCAGTTCGCTTAGATCGCTTACAGCTGACTTGGTTTGAAGACTACGGCAGCGGTGTCTACACCCAAGCTTACGGCGGCTACCTTGAAAGCATGTTCGCGGGTGTAGGTGGTGAAATTCTTTACCGACCATTCAACCAAAACTGGGCAATTGGCGCAGACATGACCGCAATAAGCCAGCGCGATCCTGAAAGTTGGTTCGGCACGTTTGATGAAGAGATCCAGGTAAACCCAGACGACAGCAACCGAACGTACAAAGTAATCGATAAAGGCACCACTGGCTTTATCACTGGTTACTACACTCCACAATGGGATTTCTTGAGCGATACCTTGCTTAAAGTGGGTGTCGGTAAATTCCTTGCCGGTGACATCGGTACTCGTGTTGATTTCTCTAAGCAGTTCAAGAGTGGTGTGATTGCCGGCGCGTTTGTCAGCCTAACCGACATGACAACTGAAGAGTACGGTGAAGGTAGTTATACCAAAGGCTTCTACGTGTCGATTCCGTTTGATTTAATGACGGTGAAACCAAGCTCAAGCCGTGGTGGCTTCACCTGGTTGCCGATCACGCGTGACGGCGGACAAGTGCTGAATAAGCAGTACAACTTGTTCGATCAAACCGATGCTCGCTCACCTTGGTTCCAAAGGCCAAGTAGCGTTAAGTAG
- a CDS encoding polysaccharide export protein: MKINKNRLLLALLPVLLAGCTTPGSHLSTGGKNVIQTSEDQQESDISEVVNVYPLTAQSVSTYQTGEVSVSRANPELDVDIAKYEYKVGVGDILNITIWDHPELTIPAGSYRSSTEAGNWVHADGTIFYPYIGTVEVAGKTVREIRADIATRLAKYIESPQVDVNVAAFRSKKTYITGEVSKPGQQPLTNIPLTLLDAVNRSGGLSEDADWRNVSLTRNGVEENLSLYGLMQRGDLTQNRLLQAGDIVHVPRNDNQKVFVMGEVKEPKLLKIDRVGMSLTEALSNVGGINELTADATGVFVIRTSDDKSERMADIYQLDIEDASALVIGTEFDLKPYDVVYVTAAPISRWNRVIGQLLPTINGFNNLTEGALRIRNWP; the protein is encoded by the coding sequence ATGAAGATTAATAAAAATCGTCTCCTTTTGGCGCTCCTTCCTGTATTACTTGCAGGGTGTACGACTCCAGGTAGTCACCTATCTACTGGTGGCAAGAATGTGATTCAGACTTCTGAAGATCAGCAAGAGTCTGATATTTCTGAAGTGGTGAACGTTTACCCACTTACCGCACAGTCAGTCTCGACTTACCAAACGGGCGAAGTGTCGGTTTCAAGAGCAAACCCTGAGTTAGACGTAGACATCGCAAAATACGAATACAAAGTCGGCGTTGGTGACATCTTAAATATTACGATTTGGGATCATCCTGAGTTGACCATTCCTGCAGGTTCTTACCGCAGTAGTACCGAGGCCGGTAACTGGGTACATGCTGATGGCACCATCTTCTATCCTTACATTGGTACGGTAGAAGTGGCAGGAAAAACCGTTCGTGAAATTCGAGCTGATATCGCGACACGTTTGGCTAAATACATCGAAAGCCCACAAGTGGATGTTAACGTAGCGGCGTTTCGTTCTAAAAAAACCTACATTACTGGCGAAGTGTCTAAACCGGGCCAGCAGCCGCTCACCAATATTCCATTAACGCTACTTGATGCCGTTAACCGTTCCGGTGGTCTTTCAGAAGATGCGGATTGGCGTAATGTGTCATTAACGCGCAACGGTGTAGAAGAGAACCTATCGCTTTATGGCTTAATGCAGCGTGGTGATTTAACACAAAACCGCTTACTGCAAGCGGGTGACATTGTTCACGTGCCGCGTAACGATAATCAAAAAGTCTTCGTAATGGGTGAAGTGAAAGAGCCTAAACTTCTTAAGATCGACCGCGTGGGCATGAGCCTAACCGAAGCGCTAAGCAATGTTGGCGGTATCAACGAACTGACTGCAGATGCGACGGGTGTGTTTGTGATTCGTACCTCTGATGATAAATCGGAGCGTATGGCAGACATCTACCAACTAGACATTGAAGACGCATCAGCCTTAGTGATTGGTACTGAATTTGATTTAAAACCTTATGATGTGGTTTACGTAACAGCAGCACCAATCAGCCGCTGGAACCGTGTGATTGGTCAGTTGCTACCGACAATCAACGGCTTCAACAACTTGACTGAAGGTGCATTGCGTATTCGTAATTGGCCGTAG
- a CDS encoding low molecular weight protein-tyrosine-phosphatase has translation MFNKILVVCVGNICRSPTGERVLQQLLPGKEIASAGIAAEKSRLLGKPADETAILIAAENGVDVENHQAQQVTPQLCAQYDLILVMEKGHLEALTQISPEARGKTMLFGQWIGQKDIPDPHRQSREAFEYAYQLIDDAAQAWAKKL, from the coding sequence ATGTTTAATAAAATTTTAGTCGTGTGCGTGGGCAACATTTGCCGCTCTCCAACAGGAGAGCGCGTTCTGCAACAATTACTTCCAGGCAAAGAGATAGCCTCTGCCGGAATCGCGGCCGAAAAGAGCCGTTTACTTGGTAAGCCAGCCGATGAGACCGCGATTTTAATCGCAGCAGAAAATGGCGTAGATGTCGAAAACCATCAAGCGCAGCAAGTGACGCCTCAGCTTTGTGCGCAATATGATTTGATCTTGGTGATGGAGAAGGGCCACTTAGAAGCGCTCACTCAGATCTCACCAGAAGCACGCGGTAAAACCATGCTGTTTGGCCAGTGGATTGGTCAGAAAGACATTCCTGATCCGCATCGTCAAAGCCGAGAAGCATTTGAATACGCTTATCAGTTGATAGACGACGCCGCACAAGCGTGGGCCAAAAAGCTGTAG